The genomic interval GGCGAGGAAACGCCGTATCATCTTGAAAAGGCGAGGCATCTCTTTCACAAGACCTTGCAACAACGCCAGCAGCAAGGGGACAGAGCGCTCGTAGTGTTTCTTGATGAGGCGCAAGATGTTGCCCCGTCATTACTCCTAGAGCTTCGCTTTGCCCTAAACCAGCACATGGACTCTACTTCGCTGTTTTCGCTCGTCTTAGTGGGGCAGCCGGAATTAAGACGGACCCTAAGACTCAACAAACATGAAGCTCTGTCGCAACGGGTTCGGCTGCAGTACCATCTTGCCGGGCTTTCTGCCGAGGAAACCGCCAGTTACATTCGCCACCAAATGAAAGGCGCAGGTTACACAACACCTCTCTTCAGTGAATCTGCCCTTAAGCTCATCTACTCCGATACACGGGGGATACCACGCCTCATCAACCACATCTGCGCTCACGCGCTCCATGCCACCAAGAAGTCGGGCGCAGAAATAGTCGAAGCCGACCTCATAGCGCGCATTTCTCAAGATACGGCGCGCCAGCGTGGATCCGGCATGTAAACCCGCCCGCCCCCCTCTCGGGGGCTTTTCCACACTATCCACAGCGCTTGGCATGTGCTGCCCTGTTGATTGGCGTTAGAACTGTCACGTGGGTGGCGGATTGGCTCATCAACTCTCCCGCCATTGGCGGCGAGAAACTCCCCGACAAATTACGTGAGAAGCAACATTATGCTTGATCAGCTCATAAGGGACACTGTAGAACATCCCGTTGACAGAGATATGGTAGTTAAACTGCACCGTCGCCACTTTCCACGTCGATAGCTCATAATGCGCTTTGGGGAGAAGTAGCAACAGTGGCTGTTCCTCTTCGGTGA from Selenomonadales bacterium carries:
- a CDS encoding IS21 family transposase; its protein translation is LRNQRFFSLAELNEAIKEKLTEFNAKPFQKRAGSRLSTFTEEEQPLLLLLPKAHYELSTWKVATVQFNYHISVNGMFYSVPYELIKHNVASHVICRGVSRRQWRES
- a CDS encoding AAA family ATPase, which codes for MTEPFARGPENHMLFESQAHAEALARLHLMLANGSLGVLTGEVGAGKSTLIRHLVRLLDPMRFHPIYLVQAGMKPKDFYSELLRLLGEETPYHLEKARHLFHKTLQQRQQQGDRALVVFLDEAQDVAPSLLLELRFALNQHMDSTSLFSLVLVGQPELRRTLRLNKHEALSQRVRLQYHLAGLSAEETASYIRHQMKGAGYTTPLFSESALKLIYSDTRGIPRLINHICAHALHATKKSGAEIVEADLIARISQDTARQRGSGM